ACCGGCGCGCTGCGCGAGCCGTACGCGGAGCTGGCCCGGGCCGCCAACGCCGCTCCGGCGCTCACCGTCGCGGTGGACGTGCCGAGCGGCGTGGACGCGAGCAGCGGCCGGGTGGCCGGAGCGGCCGTCGAGGCGCAGATCACGGTGACCATGGGCGCCCCCAAGACCGGGCTGCTGGTCGACCCCGGCGCCGCCCGCGCCGGCGCGGTGGAGCTGGTCGACATCGGGCTCGGCCCCTACCTGCCGGCCCCCGACGTGACCGCGCTGACCGGCGCCGACGTGGCGGACCTGCTGCCGCGACCGGCCACGGAGTCCGACAAGTACCGCAGGGGCGTGGTCGGCATCGCCGCCGGCAGCGACCTCTACACGGGTGCCGCCGTGCTCGCCGTGGGCGGCGCGCTGCGGGCCGGCGCCGGCATGGTCCGCCATGTCGGGCAGCACGCGCCCGTCGCCCAGGTCCGCTCCCACTGGCCCGAAGCGGTCGTCACCGAGCTGGAGCGGCCCTCGATCGACGGGGTCGGCCGGGTGCAGGCGTGGGTGCTCGGCCCCGGGCTCGGCACGGGGGCCTGGGCCCACGAGGTGGCCGCCTCGGTGCTGGCGAGCGACGTGCCCGTGCTCGTCGACGCCGACGCGCTCACCCTCGTCTCCCGCGACCGGTCGCTGCTGCGCCGTACCGCCCCCGTCCTGGTCACCCCGCACGCGGGCGAGCTGTCACGGCTGATCGGGGCCGGCCGGGCCGAGATCGAGGCGGGCCGGCTGGAGCACGCCCGCGCGGCGGCCGCCGAGCTGGGCGTGACCGTGCTGCTCAAGGGCTCGACCACGGTGGTGGCCGAGGCGGACCGGCCGGTACGGGTCAACGCCACCGGCACCTCGTGGCTGGCCACCGGCGGCACCGGCGACGTGCTGGCCGGGGTGTCCGGCGCGCTGCTCGCCCAGGGTCTCGACTGCTACGACGCCGCCTCCTGCGCCGCCCACCTGCACGGTCTGGCCGGGCGGATCGCCGCCGACGGGGCGCCGCTGAACGCGGCCGACGTGGCCGCGGCGATCCCCGAGGCCATCCGGCGCGTACACGACGAGGGCTGAGCGGCGAATCCCGCTCGACCGCCCGAGCCACCTGCCAAAATGAGGAGATGGACTTCCGGATGGCGACGCCCGCGACGGCGCGGGTCGACCTCGCCGCGATCAGGCACAACGTGGCGCTGCTCAAGGAACGGGCCGGCGGCGCCGAGGTGATGGGCGCGGTCAAGGCCGACGCCTACGGCCACGGACTGGTGCCCACGTCCGGAGCCGTCCTCGAAGGCGGCGCCGGCCGGCTCGGCACCGCCTACATCAGGGAGGCGCTGGCCCTGCGCGAGGGCGGCGTCACCGCGCCGGTGCTGTCGTGGATCATCGGCCCCGGCGAGCCGATTGACCAGGCGCTCGAGGCCGGCGTCGAGCTGTCGGCGGCCGGCGTCGCGCTGCTCGACGAGATCGCCGCGGTGGCCCGGCGCACCGGCCGCACCGCGCGCGTGCACCTGGAGGCCGACACCGGCATGAGCCGGGGCGGCGCGCCGCTCGCCGCCTGGCCCGCGCTGCTGGCCAGGGCCGCCGCGCTGCGCGCCGAGGGCGCGGTCGAGGTCGTCGGGCTCTGGTCCCACTTCGCCTGCGCCGACATCCCCGGCCACCCTTCGATCGAGGCGCAGCTCGACGCGTTCGAGGCCGCGCTCAGGCTGGCCGAGAAGGAGGGCGTCGCCGGCTCCGACGTCATCAGGCACCTGGCCAACTCCGCCGCCGTCATGACGCTGCCGCGCGCCCGCTACGACATGGTCCGTACGGGCATCGCCATGTACGGGCTGAGCCCCATCCCCGAGCTGGGCGACTTCGGGCTGCGGCAGGCGATGACGCTCACCGCGCGGATCGCGCTGGCCAAGCGGGTGCCCGCCGGCTCGGGCGTCTCCTACGGCCACCTGTACGTCACCGACCGCGAGACCACGCTCGGCCTGGTCCCGATCGGCTACGCCGACGGGATCCTGCGCCACGCGACGGGGCGGGCCGAGGTGCTGGCCGGCGGGCGGCGCAGGCGGGTCGCCGGGCGGGTGTGCATGGACCAGTTCATGATCGACATGGGTGACGACCCGCTGGCGGCGGGCGACGAGGTCGTGCTGTTCGGCCCCGGCGGGCAGGGCGAGCCGACGGCTCAGGAGTGGGCGGATAACCTCGGCACCATCACGCATGAGATCGTGACCAGGATCGGTTCGCGGGTCCCGCGCGTTCACGTGTAGAGGCGTTCACGTGTGAAGGGCCCCGGGTGGCGGAACGGGCGTGGCCATGAGCGGAGAAGGGTCGGACATGACGACGACAACACGGCGCAGGTTCGGCATCGCCGGCGCCATCGTCGGCGCGGCGTCGGCGGGCGTCGCGGCGGCGGCGCTGGCCAAGCGGTACGCGGTGGGCCGGATCAGGCTGCGCCCCGACGCCGACGCGGACGAGCCGTTCGGCGAGCTGGGCGGCAGGCGGCGCACGTTCACCACCTCCGACGGCGTGGAGCTGAACGTCGAGCTCGACGGCCCCGACGACGCCCCGCTGACGATCGTGTTCTGCCACGGCTACTGCCTCAGCCTGGAGTCGTGGCACTTCCAGCGCAAGGACCTGCGCGAGGAGCACCGGCTGCTGCTGTGGGACCAGCGTTCGCACGGCCGCTCCCAGCGGGCCGGGTCCGACGACAGCACGATCGACCGGCTGGGTGAGGACCTGGCCGAGGTGATCGAGGCGTTCGTGCCGGGGTCGTGCGTGCTGGTCGGCCACTCCATGGGCGGCATGACGATCATGGCGCTCGCCGACCGGCGCCCCGAGCTGTTCGGTGACCGGATCAAGGGCGTGGCGCTCATCGGCACCTCGGCCGGCCGTCTCGCGGAGATCACCCTGGGCCTGCCGGCGTTGGTGTCGAAGGTGGTGCACAAGCTCGCCCCGACGACGGTCTCCATGCTCGGCCGCCGGGGCGCGCTGGTCGACCGCACCCGCCACGCGGGCAGCGACATCGCCTTCCTCATCACCCGCTACATGGGCTTCGGCGACTCCAGGAACGTCAGCCCGACGCTGGTCGACTTCGCCGAGTCGATGATCAGGGCGACGCCGACCGAGGTGGTCGCCGACTTCTACCCGGCGCTGATGAACCACGACAAGCTGTCGGCCCTGCACGTCCTCGACCCCGTGCCGACCGCCATCATGGTGGGCGACCGCGACTGGCTGACCCCGCCCGACCACAGCAGGGCCATGGCGGCGGCCCTGCCCCGGGCACAGCTCACCGAGGTGCCCGACACCGCCCACCTGATCCAGCTTGAACGCCCCGGCGTGATCAACGACGCGCTGCGCGATCTGGTCAAGCGGGCGACGGGAGAGGCGCGATGACCGCCGAACGGCTGCCCACGGCCGACGACATGCGGGCGTACGGGACCCGCCTGGCTGCCCGGCTGCGCCCCGGCGATCTGGTCGTCCTGTCCGGCGCCCTCGGCGCCGGCAAGACCACGCTGGTTCAGGGCATCGCCGAGGGCCTGAAGGTGCGCGGCCCGATCACCTCGCCCACGTTCGTGATCGCCCGGGTGCACCCGTCACTGCGCCAGGGCCCGCCGCTGGTCCACGTCGACGCCTACCGGCTCGGCGGCGACCTGGAGGTGGACGACCTCGACCTCGACGCCTCCCTGGAGGAGTCGGTCACGGTCGTCGAGTGGGGCGAGGGGCTGGTCGAGGGCCTGTCGGACGACCGGCTGGAGATCCACATCGACCGCGAGGCCGGCGACGACGCCCGCGTGGTGAGCCTGCGCGGGGTCGGGGCCCGCTGGGCCGACACGCCGCCTGATCGTGGAGAAGCGTAAAGTCCGCACTTTCGCCGCGTAAGGCTGTCACCCTTGACGTATCCCGCCAAAGTCAAAAACATGATCGTTGGCTGTGGATTCCCCCAGATTTTCTGGGTATCAGGAGGGGAAGCATCCCCAAACGTGGCGGATGCTTGGTGAAGTCAGGCGAAGTGGGGTGCGCTGGTGCTCAGTGTCAGACGAGTCGCGTGCGCGGGAGCCATCCTCATGATCGGCGCGATGGGCTGCTCGGCGGAGGCCAATTCCGCGCCGACCCCCTCACCGTCCGGCACCGCCACCGCCACCGCCACGACCACCGCCACGACCACCGCGACGACCACCGCGACGCCGGCCCCCACGGCGACCGCCACCCGGGCGGCCATCAACGTGCAGCTCAACCCCGACCGCGTCACCGCGGGCGAGACGTCCAAGGTGTGGATCCTGGCCAACTGCCCCGTCCCCTCCGGCGGCCCGGCCCACACCGGCACCGCCACCTCGCGCGCGTTCCTCTCCGGCGTCACGCTCAACCCCGCCCCGCCCTCCTCGGCCCCGGCCGGCTCCACCGCCGCGCCGTCCACGCCGTGGGTGCGCGGTGAGGCCCAGGTGTCCGGCACGGTCGCGCGCGGTTCCTACCGGGTCGACGTCAAGTGCGACGGCACCAACGACACCGGCCGGGCCACGCTGCGCGTCACCAGGCCGGACCCGCTGCCCAGCGACGTGCCGACCAAGGCGCCCCGCGCGGGCGGCGGCGGCACGTTCGCTCAGGACGCCGAGGACGAGTCGTCGCTGCCGCTCGCCCCGGCGGGCGTGGTGCTGGGCCTCGCTCTCGTCGCCGGCGCGATCGTGCTCAGGCGCCGCGGCCGGGCCTGAGCCATGGCCCGCACGGGACAGGTGGTGCTTGCGGGCGTCGCCACGGGCTTGGCGCTCGTCATGTTCGGCGAGATCGACACCGCCGCGCCGCCCGCCGAGAAGGTCGTGCCGGAGAGCATCGACATCCCGTCGATCGACGTGGAGGCGCCGCTGATGAAGCTCGGTCGCACCGACGACGGTGAGGTCGAGCTGCCGCCGTACGAGAAGCCGAAGCTGGCCGGCTGGTACACCGGCAGCGCGGTGCCCGGCGACAAGGGCGCCTCGGTGATCGTCGGCCATGTCGACACCAAGACCGCGCCCGCCGTCTTCTACAAGCTCAAGCAGGTCCGCAAGGGCGACCAGGTCAAGGTGGAGCGCAGCGACGGCAAGGTGGTCACCTACCGGGTGGACGCGGTCGAGCAGGTGCACAAGGACCGGTTCCCGCTGCGGCGCGTCTACGTGGAGGACGGGCTCAAACTGGTCACCTGCGGCGGCCGGTTCGACCGGGTCAAGGGCGAGTACGTCGACAACGTGATCGTCTACGCCTCCCGCGTCTGAAAACCGGTTGAACCCTCCGGGACGATGGACGCATGAGTGTGGACACCGACCCGCCGGGTTCGCCTGTCGGTCCGCCCGCCTCCGGGGCGCGGGTGCCATGGGAGCTGGTGCACCCCTCCGCCCGAGAGGGGGTCGAGGAGTTCCTCGGCGCCCCCGTGGCCGAGGCGGTCACCCAGTCCGGCGGCTTCTCGCCCGCCGCCGCCGTACGGGTGCGCGCCGCGAACGGCCGGCGCGCGTTCGTCAAGGCCGTCGGCCCCGAGCCCAACGCACGGGCGGTCGCCATCTACCGCGCCGAGGCGCGCAACGCCGCCGCGCTGCCCCCGGCCGTGCCCGCGCCGCGGCTGCTGACGAGCTTCGAGGCCGCGGGCTGGGTCGTCCTCGTCTTCGAGGACGTGCCGGGCCGGCATCCGGCGACGCCCTGGCGGCGCGACGAGCTCGACCTCGTCCTGGCGGCCGTCCGGCGGATGTCCGCCGAGCTCACCCCCGCCCCGATCGCCGCGCCGACCGTCGGCGAGGCGTCCGCGGAGTCGTTCACCGGCTGGCGGAGGCTGCTCGGCGAGGACACCGCCGGCCTCGACCCGTGGGCGCTGCGCCACCTCGACGAGCTGGCCGGCCTGGAGTCCGGCTGGGCCGAGGCCGCCGCCGGTGACACGCTCCTGCACGCCGACCTGCGCGCCGACAACATCCTGCTCGCCGACGGGCGCGTCTACGTGGTCGACTGGCCGTGGGCCTGCGTCGGGGCCGCCTGGTTCGACCTCGTGGGCATGCTGCCCTCGGTCGCCATGCAGGGCGGCCCGCCGCCGCACGAGCTGCTGCCCGACCCCGACCCGGCAATCACCACCGTCCTCGCGGCCGTCGCGGGCTACTTCGTGCGGCACGGCCGGCTGCCCGCGCCGCCGGGGCTGCCGACCCTGCGGGCGTTCCAGCGCGCCCAGGGCGTCGCGGCCCTCGACTGGCTGCGGCATCGCACGGGCTGGGCCTGACGCCTCCGGCCCGCTGCCCGCTGCAGGATGTCCGCTGCCCGCTGCCCGCTGCCTCCGCTCTGCCGGACCGGGCCGACGCGGCCGGGCAGGAGGCGCGCGGCGGGTAGGCTAATCAGTCGTGCTGGTCCTGGCCTTTGATACCGCGACTCCCGCCGTCACCGCCGCCCTCCACGACGGCGCGCGAGTGCTCGCCGAGTCGACCACGATCGACGCCCGGCGTCACGGTGAGCTGCTCGCGCCCACCATCGAGACCGTGCTGAGCGAGGCCGGGGCGTCGCTGCGCGACGTCACGGCCATCGTCGCGGGCAGCGGCCCCGGCCCCTACACGGGCCTGCGCGTGGGGTTGATGACCGCGCAGGCGCTCGCCACGACGCTCGGCGTCCCCGCGTACGGCATCTGCTCGCTCGACGCCGTCGCCTACGGCAGCGGGCTCGACGGCCCGTTCATCGCGGCCACCGACGCCCGGCGCAAGGAGGTGTTCTGGGCCCGCTACGCCGACTCGCGCACCAGGATCGACGGGCCGTTCGTCGACCGTCCCGCCGACGTGCCTCTCGCGGGGTTGCCCGTGGTGGGCGCCGGGGCCGCGCTCTACCCCGACGTCCTGGGCGAGTCGAGTGCTCCGCCCTACCCGTACGCGGGATCGCTGGCCGCCCTGGCGGCCGAGCGGCTGGCGGCGGGTACGTCGCTCGACCAGCCGCGCCCCATCTACCTGCGCCGGCCCGACGCGGTGGCGCCGGGCGCGCCCAAGCGGGTGACGGCGTGAGACTCCGTCAGATGACCGAGGCCGACCTGCCGACGGTCATGGCGATCGAGCGGACCACGTTCCCGCTCGACGCGTGGAGCGAGGGCATGCTGCGCGATGAGCTGGCCGAGCAGCCGCGCACCCGGCACTACGTGGTCGCGGTCGTCGAGGGCGAGATCGTCGGCTACGCGGGGCTGGCCGCCGCGGCCGACCAGGCCGACGTGCAGACCATCGCCGTGCTGGAGACCCACCAGCGCACCGGCATCGGCGGCGCGATGCTGTCGGAGCTGATGGGCGAGGCGCGCCGGCGCGGGGCGCGGGAGGTGTTCCTGGAGGTGCGCTCCGACAACCCCCAGGCCCGCGCCGTGTACGAGCACTTCGGGTTCGAGGAGATCGGCACCCGCCGCCGCTACTACGACGACGGCACCGACGCGATCATGATGAGGAAGAAGCTGGATGGCTGACGCACCACTGGTCCTCGGCATCGAGACCTCCTGCGACGAGACCGGTGTCGGCATCGTCCGCGGGCACACCCTGCTGGCCAACACGATCGCCTCCAGCATGGACGAGCACGCCCGCTTCGGCGGAGTGGTGCCCGAGGTGGCCTCACGCGCCCATCTGGAGGCCATGACGCCGACCGTGGAGGCGGCGCTCGCCCAGGCGGGTCTCAGGTTCTCCGACATCGACGCCGTCGCCGTGACCGCCGGGCCGGGTCTGGCCGGGGCGCTGCTGGTGGGCGTCGCCGCGGCCAAGGCGTACGCCCTCGGCCTCGGCGTGCCGCTCTACGGCGTCAACCACCTGGCCGCCCACGTCGCCGTCGACCAGCTCGAACACGGCCCGCTGCCCAAGCCGTGCATCGCCATGCTGGTCTCGGGCGGCCACTCGTCGCTGCTGCTCGTGCCGGACGTGGCCAAGGACGTGATCTCGCTCGGGTCCACCGTCGACGACGCGGCCGGTGAGGCGTTCGACAAGGTGGCACGGGTGCTCGGCCTGCCGTTCCCCGGCGGCCCGCACATCGACCGGGCGGCCGCCGCCGGCTCCGGCACGGCCGTCTCCTTCCCCCGGGGCAAGATCGACGACGGCACGCTCGACTTCTCCTTCTCCGGGCTCAAGACGGCCGTGGCCCGCTGGGTGGAGGCACGCGAGGCCGCCGGTGAGTCGATCCACGTGCCCGACGTGGCCGCCTCGTTCCAGGAGGCCGTGGTCGACGTGCTGACCCGCAAGGCGCTGCAGGCGTGCAGGAAGTACGACGTGCACGACCTGCTCATCGGTGGCGGGGTGGCGGCCAACTCACGGTTGCGCGCGCTGGCCCAGGAGCGGTGCGACGCGGCGGGCGTGCGGCTGCGCGTGCCCCGGCCAGGATTGTGCACCGACAACGGGGCCATGGTCGCGGCGCTGGGGTCCGACCTGGTGGCGGCGGGGATCAGCCCGTCGGCGCTGGAGATCCCGGCCGACTCGTCGCTGCCGATCACGACGGTCCACGTCTGAGCGCCGGCCGGCTCGCGAGGGTGGCCGAGCCGTCCCGGAGCGTGGGGTAGGCGGGCGACCAGCCCAGCTCCCGTTTCGCGCGCTCGGAGCTCAGCCTGATGCGGGTGCGCGCCATCAGCGCGTGCAGGTACGGCGTGGCGCCGAGCAGCCAGGCCGGAGCCCTGAGCGGCCGCGGCGCGCCGGCCGCCCTCGCCAGCGCCGCGACGTAGGCGTCGAAGGCCACCGGCTCGTCGTCGGCGACGTTGTACGCCTGCCCGGGGCGTCCCCGGTCGAGCGCGGCCACCGCGGCGGAGGCGGCGTCGTGGACGTGGACCAGCGAGACGACGCCCGCCGGGCGCACCGCGGGCAGCAGGCGGCTGCGCGCCAGGTCCATGAGCCGGCGCGTGGACGGTTCGGGGCCGTAGAACAGCCCGTACCGCAGGGCGATCCCGTCGATCCCCGGCGTGCCGAGCGCCTGCCTCTCGTTGGCCCGCATCGACTTCATGTGCACCTCGAAGGCGCCGTGGCCGGGCGGCGCGAACGGCCGGTCCTCGGTCACGGGTTCGGTGCCGTGGTCGCGGTAGCCGTACCCGAGGAAGAACGACTGCGTGACGAACCGGCGCGCGCCCACGGCGGCGGCGGCCCGCAGCAGGTTGGCGGTGCCCTGCTCGCGCAGCGCGTCCGTGGCGTACAGGTCGCGGTGGAACAGCGGCATGCGGGTGAGCGCGGTCGCCTGGTGCACGACGGCGTCGGCCCGGTGGCCCCGCACCGCGTCCAGCAGGGCGGCACCGTCCAGGAGGTCGGCGACGACGGGTGTCACGCCGGCCGCCGCGAGCCGCCGCGCCCCCGCCTCGGTCCTGGTCAGGCCGAGCACCTCGTGATCCGCCCGCAGGAGCTGTGAGACCAGCTCCGTGCCGAGCGTGCCCGTCGCCCCCGCCAGCAGCACTCTCATGCCCGCCCCCTCTCGTCGTTCGCCTTCAGGGCGCGCAGCCGGGCGACGAGGGCGGCACCGGCGATCAGGGAGAAGATCGCCAGCGTCCACCAGTCGGAGTCCCTGCCGCCGAGGTGCCGGTCGAGCCAGTGGTTGACGGCATGGAGGCCGTTGGTGAACACGAACCCGGCCAGCACGACCGCCACCACGTCCCGCCACCACAACGCGCAGAGCATCATCAGCCCGATGCCGAGCTGGAACACTCCCGCGTCGTGCAGGAAGTGCTGGTGGTCGGGCCAGTTGGTCCACCTCGCGAAGCTCGCCGGGTCCAGCCGTGCCCAGCCGCCGGTCACCAGCATGAGCGCCGCCGCCACGACGACCGTGGCCTTGATGAATCGATCTCGCACGTCGAGCCTCCTCGGATCGCGCCTGTGCGCCGTCGAACAACGGACGGGCGCGGACCGGGCGAACGTGACATTCCCGGCTGTGAGGTGTCCCACATGTCACGTTCGGGGGGTCCGGAGGCATCGTTTGGGGAGAAGAGATCGTGAAGGGGGACGACGACCGTGGCCGACGCCCAGACGGTGTTCGAGACGCACCGCAAGCTGCTGTTCACCCTGGCCTACGACATGCTCGGCAGCGTGGCCGACGCCGAGGACGTCGTGCAGGACACCTGGCTCCGCTGGGTCCGGGTGGACCAGGAGCAGGTGCGCAACCCCCGGTCCTACCTCGTGCGCATCGCCGTGCGACGTTCACTGGAACGGCTGCGCGGCCTGCGCGTCTCCCGGGAGGAGTATGTCGGGCCGTGGCTGCCCGAGCCGCCGGCGCCCGACGCCGACGACCCGGTGTCGAGCGCCGACAGCGTCACCACGGGCCTGCTGGTGGTGCTGGAGACGCTGTCACCGCTGGAGCGGGCGGCGTTCGTGCTGAGGGAGGCGTTCGGGTTCGAGCACGCGGAGATCGGCCGGATCCTCGACCGGTCGCCCGCCGCGGTGCGCCAGCTCACCCACCGGGCCCGCGAGCACGTGCACGCCCGCCGTCCCCGCTTCACCGCGGACCCGGCACAGGCGCGGAGGGTGGCGGAGAGGTTCGTGGCGGCGGCCGTGGGCGGCAGCCTCGCCGAGCTGATCGAGGTGCTGGCGCCGGACGTCACGCTCTGGAACGACGGGGGCGGGCGGGTGCGGGCCGCGCTGCGCCCCGTTCTCGGCGCTGCCAAGGTGGGGCGGCTGCTCGCCCGCGTGGGCCCGCAGTACGCGGAACTGCGGGTGCGGTGGGTGCCGGGGCCCGTGCCGGCCTGCCTGCTGGTGGCGGGCGACGGCGTGCGGGCGGCGCTCACCATGGAGGCGGACGCCTCGGGGACGCGCATCCAGGAGGTGTACGGGCTGGTGAACCCCGACAAGCTCGCCCATCTGAGTCGCTAGTCCTTGGGGCGGGTGGGGCGGAGCAGCGCCTCGGCGAGCGCCAGCATGGTCTCCTCCAGGGCGCCCAGGCGCTTGGTCAGGCCCGTCGTGGCCGGGTGCACGATGCCCGTCACGGTCTGGGTCAGCTCGTCGCGGTCGGGCCGGGCCTGGACGATCTCCGTGAGCGCGGCGGCCGCGGCGGTCAGGCGCTGGGCCTGGTCGGCGGTCTGCGCGGCGAGCAGCTCGTCGATGCGTTCGCCGATGGCGAGCGTGGCGGGGAGCTGGCCGACGCGCTGGTTGACGGCCTCGACGCGGTCGTCGACGTTCTCCAACTGCTCGCCGGCCTGCTCGGCGCGGGCCGCCAGGTCGGTGAGGCGCCCGTCGACCCCGTCGAAGCGGGTGCCGACCGTGTCGAAGCGGGTTTGCAGGCTGCTGTTTACGGCGGTGAAGCGGGTGTCGAGGCCGCTGTCGATCGTGTCGAGGCGGGTCGTCACCGTGCCGTCGACGGCCTCGATGCGACCGCTCACGGTCTCGAAGCCGGCCGCCAGCTTGGTGTCGACGGTGTTGAAGCGGCCGTTGACGGTGCTGTCGACCTGGTCGAAGCGGGTCGTCAGGTGCTCCTCCAGCTCGCCGATGCGCTCGTCGAGGGACTCCAGGTTGTTGTCGAGGTGGTTGAAGCGGCCCTCGTTGCGGGTCGCGGCCTCGGACAGGTGCTGGTCGGTGGCGGCCACGCGGTCGTCGAGCGTGGTGAACCGGCCGTCCATCCGGCCGTCGATCGCGCCGAGCCGGCCGTCGACGGAGACGACCCGCTGGTCCACGGTGGTCAGCCGGGAGTCGATGGCCGTGATCCG
The Nonomuraea muscovyensis genome window above contains:
- the tsaE gene encoding tRNA (adenosine(37)-N6)-threonylcarbamoyltransferase complex ATPase subunit type 1 TsaE; translation: MTAERLPTADDMRAYGTRLAARLRPGDLVVLSGALGAGKTTLVQGIAEGLKVRGPITSPTFVIARVHPSLRQGPPLVHVDAYRLGGDLEVDDLDLDASLEESVTVVEWGEGLVEGLSDDRLEIHIDREAGDDARVVSLRGVGARWADTPPDRGEA
- the alr gene encoding alanine racemase — its product is MATPATARVDLAAIRHNVALLKERAGGAEVMGAVKADAYGHGLVPTSGAVLEGGAGRLGTAYIREALALREGGVTAPVLSWIIGPGEPIDQALEAGVELSAAGVALLDEIAAVARRTGRTARVHLEADTGMSRGGAPLAAWPALLARAAALRAEGAVEVVGLWSHFACADIPGHPSIEAQLDAFEAALRLAEKEGVAGSDVIRHLANSAAVMTLPRARYDMVRTGIAMYGLSPIPELGDFGLRQAMTLTARIALAKRVPAGSGVSYGHLYVTDRETTLGLVPIGYADGILRHATGRAEVLAGGRRRRVAGRVCMDQFMIDMGDDPLAAGDEVVLFGPGGQGEPTAQEWADNLGTITHEIVTRIGSRVPRVHV
- a CDS encoding NAD(P)H-hydrate dehydratase, producing the protein MRTAYTADQIRAAEHALMARLPEGTLMQRAAAGLAAVCATALGRVYGSRVALLVGGGDNGGDALYAGALLARRGARVEAVLAGSRTHERGLEAYLLAGGRVAGVMAVERADLVVDGLVGIGATGALREPYAELARAANAAPALTVAVDVPSGVDASSGRVAGAAVEAQITVTMGAPKTGLLVDPGAARAGAVELVDIGLGPYLPAPDVTALTGADVADLLPRPATESDKYRRGVVGIAAGSDLYTGAAVLAVGGALRAGAGMVRHVGQHAPVAQVRSHWPEAVVTELERPSIDGVGRVQAWVLGPGLGTGAWAHEVAASVLASDVPVLVDADALTLVSRDRSLLRRTAPVLVTPHAGELSRLIGAGRAEIEAGRLEHARAAAAELGVTVLLKGSTTVVAEADRPVRVNATGTSWLATGGTGDVLAGVSGALLAQGLDCYDAASCAAHLHGLAGRIAADGAPLNAADVAAAIPEAIRRVHDEG
- a CDS encoding phosphotransferase; amino-acid sequence: MSVDTDPPGSPVGPPASGARVPWELVHPSAREGVEEFLGAPVAEAVTQSGGFSPAAAVRVRAANGRRAFVKAVGPEPNARAVAIYRAEARNAAALPPAVPAPRLLTSFEAAGWVVLVFEDVPGRHPATPWRRDELDLVLAAVRRMSAELTPAPIAAPTVGEASAESFTGWRRLLGEDTAGLDPWALRHLDELAGLESGWAEAAAGDTLLHADLRADNILLADGRVYVVDWPWACVGAAWFDLVGMLPSVAMQGGPPPHELLPDPDPAITTVLAAVAGYFVRHGRLPAPPGLPTLRAFQRAQGVAALDWLRHRTGWA
- a CDS encoding alpha/beta fold hydrolase, whose amino-acid sequence is MTTTTRRRFGIAGAIVGAASAGVAAAALAKRYAVGRIRLRPDADADEPFGELGGRRRTFTTSDGVELNVELDGPDDAPLTIVFCHGYCLSLESWHFQRKDLREEHRLLLWDQRSHGRSQRAGSDDSTIDRLGEDLAEVIEAFVPGSCVLVGHSMGGMTIMALADRRPELFGDRIKGVALIGTSAGRLAEITLGLPALVSKVVHKLAPTTVSMLGRRGALVDRTRHAGSDIAFLITRYMGFGDSRNVSPTLVDFAESMIRATPTEVVADFYPALMNHDKLSALHVLDPVPTAIMVGDRDWLTPPDHSRAMAAALPRAQLTEVPDTAHLIQLERPGVINDALRDLVKRATGEAR
- the tsaB gene encoding tRNA (adenosine(37)-N6)-threonylcarbamoyltransferase complex dimerization subunit type 1 TsaB — translated: MLVLAFDTATPAVTAALHDGARVLAESTTIDARRHGELLAPTIETVLSEAGASLRDVTAIVAGSGPGPYTGLRVGLMTAQALATTLGVPAYGICSLDAVAYGSGLDGPFIAATDARRKEVFWARYADSRTRIDGPFVDRPADVPLAGLPVVGAGAALYPDVLGESSAPPYPYAGSLAALAAERLAAGTSLDQPRPIYLRRPDAVAPGAPKRVTA
- the tsaD gene encoding tRNA (adenosine(37)-N6)-threonylcarbamoyltransferase complex transferase subunit TsaD translates to MADAPLVLGIETSCDETGVGIVRGHTLLANTIASSMDEHARFGGVVPEVASRAHLEAMTPTVEAALAQAGLRFSDIDAVAVTAGPGLAGALLVGVAAAKAYALGLGVPLYGVNHLAAHVAVDQLEHGPLPKPCIAMLVSGGHSSLLLVPDVAKDVISLGSTVDDAAGEAFDKVARVLGLPFPGGPHIDRAAAAGSGTAVSFPRGKIDDGTLDFSFSGLKTAVARWVEAREAAGESIHVPDVAASFQEAVVDVLTRKALQACRKYDVHDLLIGGGVAANSRLRALAQERCDAAGVRLRVPRPGLCTDNGAMVAALGSDLVAAGISPSALEIPADSSLPITTVHV
- a CDS encoding class F sortase, translated to MARTGQVVLAGVATGLALVMFGEIDTAAPPAEKVVPESIDIPSIDVEAPLMKLGRTDDGEVELPPYEKPKLAGWYTGSAVPGDKGASVIVGHVDTKTAPAVFYKLKQVRKGDQVKVERSDGKVVTYRVDAVEQVHKDRFPLRRVYVEDGLKLVTCGGRFDRVKGEYVDNVIVYASRV
- a CDS encoding NAD-dependent epimerase/dehydratase family protein, with protein sequence MRVLLAGATGTLGTELVSQLLRADHEVLGLTRTEAGARRLAAAGVTPVVADLLDGAALLDAVRGHRADAVVHQATALTRMPLFHRDLYATDALREQGTANLLRAAAAVGARRFVTQSFFLGYGYRDHGTEPVTEDRPFAPPGHGAFEVHMKSMRANERQALGTPGIDGIALRYGLFYGPEPSTRRLMDLARSRLLPAVRPAGVVSLVHVHDAASAAVAALDRGRPGQAYNVADDEPVAFDAYVAALARAAGAPRPLRAPAWLLGATPYLHALMARTRIRLSSERAKRELGWSPAYPTLRDGSATLASRPALRRGPS
- the sigJ gene encoding RNA polymerase sigma factor SigJ — protein: MADAQTVFETHRKLLFTLAYDMLGSVADAEDVVQDTWLRWVRVDQEQVRNPRSYLVRIAVRRSLERLRGLRVSREEYVGPWLPEPPAPDADDPVSSADSVTTGLLVVLETLSPLERAAFVLREAFGFEHAEIGRILDRSPAAVRQLTHRAREHVHARRPRFTADPAQARRVAERFVAAAVGGSLAELIEVLAPDVTLWNDGGGRVRAALRPVLGAAKVGRLLARVGPQYAELRVRWVPGPVPACLLVAGDGVRAALTMEADASGTRIQEVYGLVNPDKLAHLSR
- the rimI gene encoding ribosomal protein S18-alanine N-acetyltransferase; the protein is MTEADLPTVMAIERTTFPLDAWSEGMLRDELAEQPRTRHYVVAVVEGEIVGYAGLAAAADQADVQTIAVLETHQRTGIGGAMLSELMGEARRRGAREVFLEVRSDNPQARAVYEHFGFEEIGTRRRYYDDGTDAIMMRKKLDG